AAAGCAATTATTGAAATGGTGGACGCACTGCAAAATAAAGGAGTATGTGTAGAAATTATTACAACTAATGATAATGGAAATAATCTATTAAATGTGCCTTTATATCGACAAACTGTTTATGAAAAAGTACCAGTGACATTTTTTCCCCGTTTATGTCTATCAAGTAAGGCCATTCAGGAATTTAATTTTGCATGGTCATTAACCAAATGGTTATGGGGACATATTTCTGATTATGATTTAATTCATGTACACACTCTATTTAATTATCCTTCAACTATTGCTATGGTTATAGCAAAATGGCGAAAGATTCCCTACATTATTCGACCATGTGGTATGCTATTGAAATGGTCATTGCAACAAAAAGCAACCAAGAAAGAATTATATTTAAAACTAATAGAAGAAGCTAATATCAACTATAGTCAAAGGATACACTACACGGCACTACAAGAAAAAGAAGAAGCACAAGTTCTTAATTTAAAAACAAAGGATTTTATTTTACCTTTAGGTTTAACAATTCCTGAATTAATCCCACGCTCGAAAGAAAAACTAATCAATCTTTACGATATTCCAAAAAATATACCAATAATTTTATTTTTATCTCGTATTCATGAAAAAAAGGGGCTTGATTTTTTAGTTAATGCCTTAGGTAAATTATCCCTTGATTTTCGGTTAATTATTGCGGGAAGTGGTGAACCAGACTATGAAGATAAAATAAAAAATTTAATTACCAGTAACAATTTAAAAAATAAAGTAATTTGGGCCGGTTTTGTAGAGGGAGAATTAAAAAATACTTTATTACAAGGTTCAGATTTATTTGCGTTGACTTCCTACTCAGAAAATTTTGGTATTGCGGTTTTGGAGGCTTTAGCTTCTGGCTTACCTGTGGTGATTACGCCGGGTATTGCTTTATCTTCTATGGTTAAGGACAATGATTTAGGCTACATTTGTGATTTAGATATTGATTCTATTTACTTAGCTATAACAAGGGCTTTAAGTAATCCAGAAAAGCTGGAAGATATGAGTCGGCGTGGTCGTAAATTTATTCAGAAAAACTACAGTTGGGATAAAATTGCGAAGGATTTAGTTGATGTTTATAAAGAAATTATTAAGGATAAATAAAGTATTAGTTTATTTTTGTTTATCCCAGCGCCCTCCCCCCAACCTTAACAACTGATTACCTTGCAACATTTTTAATTTCTCAATCTATATAAAAATGATTAGTATATTGACTCTTATATAACTTATCTAAATATTCGGTAGGGAAAGAAATATTTTGCTTAAAATCTTGATATAAATTACTATAAGAAAACTGTTGTTTTTCAGTAATATTACTAGGAATAATTTGAAAATAAGGTAAATTTAAAAATTCTTTGATCGCTTTTTCTTTTTCGTTATTATTTAACTCTAACTTGAGAATTAATAACTCGATATTATCTTTTTTAATAACAAGAAAACCCTTTTCTTTAGGGAAAGGAAAATCATAAACATCAATGTTAAAATTTTTTTCTATTTCCTCTTGAAACCAATTCAAACATAAAAAATGATCAGGATAATATTGGAAGAAAAGATTTTGCAGTTCAGATAAAGTTAAATTAGGTTTTAATTGTTCAGCTAATTCGTTATAACTTTTTAATAAAGGTGGCATTCTTAATGTTTGAAATTCATCATTTAATTTAATAAGTTGAAAAAAATCAGAAATATTACGTTGAACAGGCTCTCTCACTGAGGTAATAATTTTAACGGGTGTTTTAATTTCTTGAATACGCTGTAAGAGTAGCTTATTTTTTTTTGCTAAATAAGGATAATTATAGTAATCATAATTCTGGGTAAGAGTGTGAAGACGATATACTCCTTTATAACCTACATTTTTTAAAGAGAAAAAAAGAGATTCTGAACCAGTTTTAGCCATTTGTAAAATTAATAATGGTTGAGAATTTTTAATTACTAGGTAATCATAATAAATTTTAAATTTCTCTCTTAAAAATAATTTACTTTTTTTTATAAAAATACTCATTTTGTTTGTCAATAATAATTTATTTATGACGATGATAAATTGAAAAGGATAGAGTTTACAGTGTCAACTCTTTTTTTGTCAATTAGAAATTCCCAATAATTATTTTAATAAAATTCCCCAGTATTCACGAAAGGTCACTTAATAGATAAAATAGTAATTGATTACCCCTACAGTCAAGATATATGGATGAAATTCCCACCGCACTAAGAGAGAAAAATCGATCATCCCTGAAAAACCAGTCACTTTTTATAAGTGGGAAGGGCGCTGGAATTAAAACCGTGATTTGGTTTGTCATCGGTATTATTACCGTAATTATACTGTCATTTTCTTTTGGTAAATTAACCAATCGCAATCCAGCGCCCGTCGCCGTAGAAAACACCAAACCAGCGCCCGTCACCATTGAGCAACCAAACATACCACAAGAAGAAGAACAAGTCGTTAATCAAGAAATCATCCCAGAAAACATTTTAGGGCATTTAGCCTACGAACAAGCGCCCGTTAGCGAATTAAAAGCTATTACGGCTGACGGCAGAATCCGTTTAAGAGTTAAAAGTGCCGAAAAATATATCGAAATGGCTACAGACGCGCGCCGACAAGGGATTAATCTCATACCAATTTCAGGATTTCGTGCCATTGACGAACAAGAATACCTCTTTTTTGAAATCAAACAACAGAGAAATCAAGGGGTATCAGAAAGAGCCGAAGTCAGCGCACCTCCCGGTTATAGTGAACATCATACCGGCTACGCCATCGATATTGGTGACGGTGACAACCCAGATACTAATTTAAGCATTAGCTTTGAAAATACTCCTGCTTTTCAATGGTTACAACAAAATGCCCCTCGTTATAGTTTTGAGTTATCTTTTCCCCGTGATAACCTACAAGGTATCAGTTATGAGCCTTGGCATTGGCGTTTTGTTGGTGATACTCACAGTTTAAAAACTTTTTATCAAGCTCGACAAATTACACAACCACTACAATAAAACAATGGATAATTGATAATGGACAATTGATAATTGAGGATTTACGCACTGATGATTGAGTATTAAAACTTCATAACTCATAATTCATAACTCATAACTCATAATTCATAATTCATTTGCCCTCACAACTCCACTTTTTTGGCAACACCTAAATAGTTTTGTGAACAGAGTGTTGCCTTCTATGAAGCAATAGTTAAGAGAATCTAAACAAATATATCTATAAAAAGCCCCTCTTTTCGTCTATCTACATGGATTCTAGGCAATAAACCCTTGATCCCAGATGATTGATAATGAAAAAGAAGGATTAAATTTAAAAAATTTTTATAGTAAGCAAATGATACCGAATAATTGTACCTCAGCTTGTCGTTATTGTCGCTTTTATCATCCCGAAGGACGACGAGGGGGAATGTGTGATCAACTCAATGTTACAGTACAAAGTAACTGGAAATCGTGTAGTTTATCTGTTCCAGCTTTTGGTCATTCTTGGCAACCAGTGCGAGAATTGGCTTTATTAGAAAAATCGTTTTCGTTGGGGTGCGCTACTCCTAAACTTGAGGAAGTCCCCACCATTTCTCCTCAATTTACTGATCAAATACTGACATCGATTAAAACATCTGAACTATCAAAAACTTCCTCATAAGTGACAAGGAAGCAATTTTTCAGTGGAAAACATTAACATTAACAAATAATTATTAAAAATAAAATCATATATCTTTTCAATTAATAATTATTACTTTTTCCCTCCCCTATGATTTTTTCGGATTAAGTTATAATAATTAGACTGCCAAATTTTGTATCTTGGCGGTTATGGTTCAATTTAGATGTCATCTTTGCAGAATTATCTTAGTAAATCTTTACACACCATTAAAAAAGCTAATTGGTATCGTCACGAAAAAACCATTAGCTTTTTATCCCATAGCCTTGTGGAAATAGAGGGGAAGTGGTTAGTTAACTTTGCTAGTAATGATTATCTTGGTTTAGCTTCAGATAGCCGTGTGATAACAGGTGCATTGGAGGCTATTCAAAAATATGGCACCGGTAGCACGGGTTCAAGATTACTAAGTGGTCATCGCCCGTTACATCGTCAACTGGAAGAAGCCTTGGCACAATGGAAAGGCTCAGAGAATGCCTTGGTGTTTAGTTCAGGCTATCAGGCTAATCTCGGCACGATTAGCGCCCTTGTGGGCAAAAAAGATTTAATTTTAGGTGATGAATACAATCATTCCAGTTTAAAAAATGGTGGAAAATTGAGTCAAGCCCATTGTATTGATTATGGTCATAATAATTGCCAAAACTTGGTAAATTTATTAACTCAACATCGTCATAATTTTCGTCATTGTTTGATTACGACGGATACGGTATTCAGTATGGATGGAGACATAGCGCCCCTCGCCGAATTACTAGATATTGCTAATCATTTTGATTGTTGGTTATTGGTGGATGAAGCCCATGCCACAGGGGTTTTAGGGGTGACGGGCGCTGGATGTGTGGAGCATTTTCAACTCAAAGGGGATAATCTCATTCAAATTGGCACACTCAGTAAAGCCATCGGTAGTCTAGGAGGTTATGTGGCAGGGAGTAACCTCCTGGTCGAATTTCTCCGTAACCGTTGCCCCACTTGGATTTATACCACAGCGCTTTCCCCTGGGGATACGGGCGCCGCCCTCACCGCCGTACAAATTATACCCAGCGCCCTTCACCTTAGACAACAATTATGGGATAATATCAACCACTTTAAAAAGTTAGCTAAAATACACCAGATTGAGTTTATGGACAGTGATTCAGCTATTTTATGTTTAAAAACTCCTAATGCTGAAACTGCTCTAGGATTAGCTCAAAAGCTCAATTTAGAAGGGTTTTTAGTTCCAGCCATTCGTCCCCCTACCGTTCCTAGTAGTCGCTTACGATTTTCCCTGATGGCTACCCATAGTCAAGAAGATTTAACCTCGTTAATGAAAATTATGAGTTATGAATTATGAGTTATGAAGTTTTAATACTTAATCATCGGTGCGTAAATCCTAAATTCTAAATTCTAAATTCTAAATTCTAAATTGTCTCAGCGCCCTTCGCTTTCACCTGAAAAGAATTGCTATAGTGGCATACATCACTGTTGATTGAATTAGTTTGTATGTTAAAAAAGTCTTGGTTAAAAATAATTATTAGTCTGATTCCCTTGTGGGTAGAAGTTGCATTATCAACGCCCCTTGCCGCCGCCAATGACGCTTATTGCCGTTTTGATCAAAATGCGATCAATGAAAAAACAAAATTGCGAGAACAAGCTATCAATGGTAATGCCAATCAAAAACGAGCCTATCAACAAATAATCCAACGCCATAGCCAAATGTTAAAAGATTGTCGTAACCGAAATTGGTTAAAAGAACAAGCTATTTGGTTAAGAATTTATCCCTGTGATGTCATGGATGGCTCCATAGAAAAAGTCTTGGATCGCATTGTAGACTTAGGTTATAACACTGTTTATGTAGAAGTTTTTTTCGATGGTAGAGTATTACTGCCACAAAATGCGAATAATACAGTATGGCAAAGTGTAGTCAATAAACCGGGTTATGAAAATCGAGATTTATTTGCCGAAACCTTACAAAAAGGTAAAGAGAGAGGGTTAAATATGTATGCTTGGCTATTTTCCCTTAATTTTGGTTATTCCTATAGTATTAGACCAGATCGCACCGCAGTTTTAGCTCGTAACGGTAGAGGACAAAATAGCTTGGCGGTAGTAGATGATGGCTCACAAGTCTTTGTTGACCCCTATCACCCCCAAGCCCGACAGGATTACAGTCAATTACTCCAAGCAGTTTTACAAAGAAGACCCGATGGCGTATTATTTGACTATATTCGTTATCCTCGTAGTGCCGGCGCTGAATCCGTAGTAAGTAATGTGAAACAATTATGGATTCATAGCGAAGCATCGAAACAAGCTCTTTTCAGACGGGCGCAAAATCGGCAAGGGCGCTGGTTATTAGAACGTTATGTTAATCAAGGATTTATCAATAACAATGACTTAGAAGAAATGCGCCGACTTTTTCCCGATGAATTAACCCCAGTATGGCAGGGGAGAAGCCCCATTGCCCCCAATGATTTGGCTACTTTACAAGTTGATATATGGTATTTTACCGTTGCCCATGCAGCGCAAGGAGTAGTTGATTTTCTTGATTATGTTAGTAATCAGGTGAAACAAAGAGGAATACCAGCCGGCGCTGTATTTTTCCCCGAAGGTAATCAACCCGTAGGGCAAATTGGTTTTGATTCTAGGGTGCAACCTTGGGATAGTTTTAGTCAGAGTTTAGAATGGCATCCCATGTCCTATGCTTTATGTAGTGGTGCTCAATGTATTACCCAGCAAGTGCAGAGAGTCATTGACAGCGCCCGTAGCCCTAGCCAAGTCAAACCGGTTTTAGCCGGATATTGGGGCAGAAACGATGGCAAGCGCCCTTCCCTTGAAACCCAAATGCAGGGTATTCGTAACAGTAATCGGGGCGTTACTTCCATTTCCCATTTTGCCTATTCTTGGATTGAGGCAGAGCATACCAGAGAGCGCGAACGCTGTCCCATGATGGAATAATGGTAATTTAGAATTTACGCACCAATTGAGTATTAAAACTTTTTACTTTTTATACCAAGTTCATTTGATCAGCCGAAGGCTGCCGCTGCGCGATCACTTATCAATCAGTTAAAAATAATCTTAGTTCAATTTATTGAACGGAATACTATTGGTTCCGTGTAATTCATTACACGGTGGGTAAATTACGAAGATATAATCTTCCAGAACACATTACTTGATATTACACTGGGAGAGTAAAAACCCATCATTGTCCATTCACTCTTATGCCTTTTGCTCAATCGGAACAAATATTATAGTATTGAGTCAAAAAAAGATAAATAATAAAAACAAATCTGAAGAAAGTATTAAATTATACCCTTCACATTTTCATAGATCAGTTTATACTTAGGTATCAATGATTGAAAAATTAACTCTTTCGAGGAAAAAAGCCCATGGGTAATCTTCTTAAAAATAAATCTTCTCTTGATGGGGTGACGGGCGCTGAGTTATTTCCCAGCAGTCAATCTAGCCACATACTTCCCGACTATACCCCTCAAGGGGATAGGGGTTCGGCTTGGCAAATAGCGCCCGACTTACTGAGCAGTTTCGGTTATGCTTGGGCTGGTGTGCGCTATGGATTCAAAACCCAGCGAAATTTCCGTATTCATTGTCTTATGGCAGTGGTGGCAATAGGTTTTGGCTTTTATCTCCACGCCACCGCCGTGGAAATGGCTGTGATTACCCTTACCTGTGCCATGGTTATGGTATTGGAATTACTCAACACTGCTTTGGAATCCGTGGTGGATTTAACAGTAGGGAAAACCTATCATCATCTCGCTAAAATTGCCAAAGATTGTGCGGCGGGCGCTGTTTTAGTCTCAGCTATTTGTGCCTTATTAGTAGCCAGTTTCATTTTGTTACCTCATGGGTTAAACTTAATAGTCTCAATCTAAATCAGACAGAGGAGCAAAAAGTTTGATTCTGGTTATCGATAACTACGACAGTTTTACATATAATTTAGTTCAGTATTTAGGGCAATTAAGTATTGATTTCGCTATTGCCAAAGAAATCAAAGTGTATCGTAATGATGAAATCACCCTAACACAACTAGAACAGTTAAACCCTGATGCCATCGTGATTTCACCCGGTCCGGGTAATCCCCAATCCGCAGGAATTTGTCTGGAATTAGTCCAAAAATTTGCCTCCACATACCCCATCTTAGGAGTATGTTTAGGACATCAAACCATTGGCGAAGCCTACGGCGGTAAAGTTATTTCAGCGCCCTCCCTCATGCACGGTAAAACCTCATCTATCAACCATAATAATCAAGGGGTATTTACCAATTTAAAAGATTCTTTCCAAGCCACTAGGTATCACAGTCTTATCGTAGAAAAATCGACACTTCCCCCCGTTTTAGAGATGACAGCTTGGACGGATGATGATTTAATCATGGGTATTCGTCATCGAGATTTCCCTTGGGTGCAAGGGGTACAATTTCATCCTGAAAGTATCCTCACTGATTCGGGATTACAAATTCTGCGTAATTTTCTGCAATCCATTGTTGAACTTCCCTGACATCCTATGGCAACGAGAATAGTTTTGAAGTAGGTAAATTATCGTGCAAAATTAATTATTTAGCGAAAATACAAGTGGTTTGTTGAACAATGAAGAATTAATTATTGCTACTCAGTCAGAACCCTGTCACCTGTCATCTAACTACTTTGCTAAAGTCTTTGATTTATAAATATCTCGGACTTTTCCCCCCCTCCTCTTCCCTTTTCCCTACCTCAACGAAACCATTTTTTTAGCAACCTCTAACTAATTATTCATTCTCTGATACATTAGTGGCAGTTAAAAAAAAAGACAGACAAACTTTTATATGAGTATCATCACTGTTACTACTAAACCATTTTCCGACCAAAAACCCGGTACTTCGGGCTTAAGAAAAGCTGTTACGGTTTTTCAACAACCTCACTACCTCGAAAATTTCATTCAAGCCATTTTCGATACCCTCGAAATGGAAGGACAAACCCTCGTGTTAGGTGGTGACGGGCGCTATTACAACCGCCAAGCTATCCAAATTATTCTCAAAATGGCTTCTGCTAACGGCGTTGGTCGTGTTTTGGTTGGTTGTGAAGGAATTTTGTCTACTCCTGCCGCCTCTTGCTTAATTCGTGCTAATAACGCCTATGGTGGTATTATTCTTTCTGCTTCTCATAATCCGGGTGGTCCTGATGGTGACTTTGGAATTAAGTACAATGTTACTAATGGTGGTCCAGCGCCCGAAAAAGTCACAGAAGATATTTACCAGCGCACTTCTACCATCGATAAATATTACATTTTAGAATCTGCTGATATTAATTTGAATCAGGTAGGATCATTTAAAATGGGTGCCATGGATGTGGAGGTGTTAGATTCGGTACAGCCTTATAGTGAGTTAATGGAATCTCTATTTGACTTTGATTTAATTCGTCAACTGCTCACCAATGGCAAGTTTACCATGTGCATGGATTCTCTCCACGCCGTTACAGGTCCTTATGCTAAGGCAATTTTTGAGCAAAAATTAGGGGCAAAATCTGGCACTGTCACCAATGGAAAACCGTTGGAAGATTTTGGCGGTGGTCATCCTGATCCTAATTTAGTTTATGCTAAAGACTTGGTAAAGATTCTCTTTGGAGATAATGCGCCAGATTTTGGCGCCGCTTCCGATGGGGATGGCGATCGTAATATGATTTTAGGAAAGCATTTTTTCGTTAATCCTAGTGACAGTTTAGCGGTGATTACAGCTAATGCTCATCTTGTCAAGGGTTACAAAGATGGTTTAAAAGGGGTAGCGCGCTCCATGCCCACCAGCGCCGCAGTGGATAGGGTAGCGGAAAAACTTGGTATTGATTGCTATGAAACCCCGACGGGTTGGAAGTTTTTTGGCAATTTATTGGATGCTGATAAGGCTACTATTTGCGGAGAGGAAAGTTTCGGGACAAGTTCTAACCATATCAGAGAAAAGGATGGTTTGTGGGCGGTGCTTTTTTGGTTAAATATTTTAGCAGTGCGTGGTGAATCAGTGGAAGCTATCCTCAAATCTCATTGGGCAACCTACGGGCGCAATTATTACTCTCGTCACGATTATGAGGAGGTAGCAACGGAGGGCGCTAATCAATTAGTTGATAGTTTACGCTCTCAATTTGATACTCTTGTGGGTCAGCAATACGGCAATTATACCGTAAAATACGCCGATGACTTTAGTTATACTGATCCTGTGGATGGTAGTGTCACCACAAAACAAGGTATCAGAATCGGTTTTACTGATGGTTCAAGAATTGTTTTCCGATTGTCTGGTACTGGAACGAAGGGCGCTACTGTAAGGGTATATCTGGAAAGTTATGAGTCTGACACAGCTAAACAAAATTTGGACACCCAAGAGGCTTTAGGGGATTTAATTAATATTGCGGAAGAAATCGCTCACATTAAAAAATATACTAATCGTGATGTGCCTACCGTAATCACTTAATCGATAATGCCTTCCACTTATCCTTTTGAGAATCCGGTGGAGGGCGCTGGTTGATGAAGTTTTGTTGGGTTACGCCATCGCTAACCCAACCTACAAATTAAATTATCGAATAATAAAGGGTTTAAAATCAAATTTTTTAAGACGTAAGCAAAAAAACAAGGTAGTCTAAGCTATCTTTAAATTTACCTTTGCCCTTTTGACTAATCTTCGGGAAAAGTAGCTTGTAATTCTTCCACTAACTCTTCTAATTCCTCCAGTGCTTGATTTACGTCTAAGCGCAAATTACCTATATCTGGTTTTTCTAATAATTTCGTTAATAATTCACGCCCAGAAGCAATAGTTTTAACTTTTTCTTTGATAAGTGCTTGATCCATAATTATTGCGGTTAATTTTTCCTTCAGTATAGTATAGTGTCGAGTCATATTTACTTATTTGACACTCGAAAAACTAACAATCAAGCTATCGTAACAAGGCAAGGCAATGGGGCAATATCAATATCTTAGTTCAATTTATTGAACGAAAAATTATTAGCCGTGTAATTCATTACACGGTGGGTAAACTGCGAAGAGATAACCTATTTGTAACTAATTATCCTAACTTGATATGACAAGGGGAGCACATCCCCTTGCCTTCTCTTGGTGATATACAATTAATTAATTTTGTACGATAACTTAAATACGAGTACGAGAGGAATCGAACCTCTGACACCCAGAACCGGAATCTGGTGCTCTATCCCCTGAGCTACGCACCCATCACCAACAATCATAACATTTTTTCTTACGGTTATCAATTACCGAATAATAAAGGGTTTAAAACCTTGTCTTTTAAGACGTGAGCAAAGAAACATAGTAATTCAAGCTAATTTGACATTTACTGTTGCTTTTTACCCCTTGCCCTTTT
The nucleotide sequence above comes from Cyanobacterium sp. T60_A2020_053. Encoded proteins:
- a CDS encoding glycosyltransferase, with the translated sequence MKVAHIIPSIAPVRGGPSKAIIEMVDALQNKGVCVEIITTNDNGNNLLNVPLYRQTVYEKVPVTFFPRLCLSSKAIQEFNFAWSLTKWLWGHISDYDLIHVHTLFNYPSTIAMVIAKWRKIPYIIRPCGMLLKWSLQQKATKKELYLKLIEEANINYSQRIHYTALQEKEEAQVLNLKTKDFILPLGLTIPELIPRSKEKLINLYDIPKNIPIILFLSRIHEKKGLDFLVNALGKLSLDFRLIIAGSGEPDYEDKIKNLITSNNLKNKVIWAGFVEGELKNTLLQGSDLFALTSYSENFGIAVLEALASGLPVVITPGIALSSMVKDNDLGYICDLDIDSIYLAITRALSNPEKLEDMSRRGRKFIQKNYSWDKIAKDLVDVYKEIIKDK
- a CDS encoding D-alanyl-D-alanine carboxypeptidase family protein, which encodes MDEIPTALREKNRSSLKNQSLFISGKGAGIKTVIWFVIGIITVIILSFSFGKLTNRNPAPVAVENTKPAPVTIEQPNIPQEEEQVVNQEIIPENILGHLAYEQAPVSELKAITADGRIRLRVKSAEKYIEMATDARRQGINLIPISGFRAIDEQEYLFFEIKQQRNQGVSERAEVSAPPGYSEHHTGYAIDIGDGDNPDTNLSISFENTPAFQWLQQNAPRYSFELSFPRDNLQGISYEPWHWRFVGDTHSLKTFYQARQITQPLQ
- the bioF gene encoding 8-amino-7-oxononanoate synthase, producing the protein MSSLQNYLSKSLHTIKKANWYRHEKTISFLSHSLVEIEGKWLVNFASNDYLGLASDSRVITGALEAIQKYGTGSTGSRLLSGHRPLHRQLEEALAQWKGSENALVFSSGYQANLGTISALVGKKDLILGDEYNHSSLKNGGKLSQAHCIDYGHNNCQNLVNLLTQHRHNFRHCLITTDTVFSMDGDIAPLAELLDIANHFDCWLLVDEAHATGVLGVTGAGCVEHFQLKGDNLIQIGTLSKAIGSLGGYVAGSNLLVEFLRNRCPTWIYTTALSPGDTGAALTAVQIIPSALHLRQQLWDNINHFKKLAKIHQIEFMDSDSAILCLKTPNAETALGLAQKLNLEGFLVPAIRPPTVPSSRLRFSLMATHSQEDLTSLMKIMSYEL
- a CDS encoding family 10 glycosylhydrolase, giving the protein MLKKSWLKIIISLIPLWVEVALSTPLAAANDAYCRFDQNAINEKTKLREQAINGNANQKRAYQQIIQRHSQMLKDCRNRNWLKEQAIWLRIYPCDVMDGSIEKVLDRIVDLGYNTVYVEVFFDGRVLLPQNANNTVWQSVVNKPGYENRDLFAETLQKGKERGLNMYAWLFSLNFGYSYSIRPDRTAVLARNGRGQNSLAVVDDGSQVFVDPYHPQARQDYSQLLQAVLQRRPDGVLFDYIRYPRSAGAESVVSNVKQLWIHSEASKQALFRRAQNRQGRWLLERYVNQGFINNNDLEEMRRLFPDELTPVWQGRSPIAPNDLATLQVDIWYFTVAHAAQGVVDFLDYVSNQVKQRGIPAGAVFFPEGNQPVGQIGFDSRVQPWDSFSQSLEWHPMSYALCSGAQCITQQVQRVIDSARSPSQVKPVLAGYWGRNDGKRPSLETQMQGIRNSNRGVTSISHFAYSWIEAEHTRERERCPMME
- a CDS encoding diacylglycerol kinase family protein, with product MGNLLKNKSSLDGVTGAELFPSSQSSHILPDYTPQGDRGSAWQIAPDLLSSFGYAWAGVRYGFKTQRNFRIHCLMAVVAIGFGFYLHATAVEMAVITLTCAMVMVLELLNTALESVVDLTVGKTYHHLAKIAKDCAAGAVLVSAICALLVASFILLPHGLNLIVSI
- a CDS encoding aminodeoxychorismate/anthranilate synthase component II, with product MILVIDNYDSFTYNLVQYLGQLSIDFAIAKEIKVYRNDEITLTQLEQLNPDAIVISPGPGNPQSAGICLELVQKFASTYPILGVCLGHQTIGEAYGGKVISAPSLMHGKTSSINHNNQGVFTNLKDSFQATRYHSLIVEKSTLPPVLEMTAWTDDDLIMGIRHRDFPWVQGVQFHPESILTDSGLQILRNFLQSIVELP
- a CDS encoding alpha-D-glucose phosphate-specific phosphoglucomutase, with the protein product MSIITVTTKPFSDQKPGTSGLRKAVTVFQQPHYLENFIQAIFDTLEMEGQTLVLGGDGRYYNRQAIQIILKMASANGVGRVLVGCEGILSTPAASCLIRANNAYGGIILSASHNPGGPDGDFGIKYNVTNGGPAPEKVTEDIYQRTSTIDKYYILESADINLNQVGSFKMGAMDVEVLDSVQPYSELMESLFDFDLIRQLLTNGKFTMCMDSLHAVTGPYAKAIFEQKLGAKSGTVTNGKPLEDFGGGHPDPNLVYAKDLVKILFGDNAPDFGAASDGDGDRNMILGKHFFVNPSDSLAVITANAHLVKGYKDGLKGVARSMPTSAAVDRVAEKLGIDCYETPTGWKFFGNLLDADKATICGEESFGTSSNHIREKDGLWAVLFWLNILAVRGESVEAILKSHWATYGRNYYSRHDYEEVATEGANQLVDSLRSQFDTLVGQQYGNYTVKYADDFSYTDPVDGSVTTKQGIRIGFTDGSRIVFRLSGTGTKGATVRVYLESYESDTAKQNLDTQEALGDLINIAEEIAHIKKYTNRDVPTVIT